In the genome of Flaviflexus ciconiae, one region contains:
- a CDS encoding NUDIX hydrolase, with translation MSSRPDVVAAGALVWRVTGRKLEVLLVHRPSYDDWSIPKGKLNNGEDIPVAAIREVEEETGVPIYLGQPLGKVNYRLGDGRKKTTYYWAARPLSTSTKVFKVRPHVSPAKSSEVDKVRWVTAKKAFNILTQDSDKELLGKLVDQHNDDKLDTWTLMVVRHSRAVKRSAWKGGKGSEETRPLTPVGGKMAKEMIPLLSSYGITRIVTSPWERCVATMRPYANAMKINMETFDELTESAHEKKPRPVYRLIDKLLRVNEAPVALCAHRPTLPTIVEAFRDRAPHSIIKQVPRTDPWLQTGEALVAHVSQRRDRKATIVALEKLRPRV, from the coding sequence TTGAGTTCTAGGCCCGATGTCGTAGCGGCCGGTGCACTCGTATGGCGGGTAACCGGGCGCAAGCTCGAGGTACTCCTCGTGCACCGGCCCTCCTACGACGACTGGTCCATCCCCAAGGGGAAACTCAACAATGGTGAAGACATCCCGGTTGCGGCGATTCGCGAGGTCGAGGAAGAGACCGGTGTGCCGATCTACCTTGGCCAGCCCCTTGGCAAGGTCAACTATCGCTTAGGCGACGGCAGGAAGAAGACCACCTACTACTGGGCTGCCAGGCCGCTGTCGACCAGCACGAAAGTGTTCAAGGTTCGCCCCCACGTGTCACCCGCGAAAAGCTCGGAAGTTGACAAGGTCCGGTGGGTGACTGCCAAGAAGGCCTTCAACATCCTCACCCAGGACTCCGACAAGGAACTCCTCGGTAAACTTGTTGACCAACACAACGACGACAAACTCGACACATGGACTCTCATGGTTGTCCGGCACAGCCGAGCCGTGAAGAGGTCCGCCTGGAAGGGCGGCAAGGGTTCGGAGGAGACGCGCCCGCTCACTCCCGTCGGTGGGAAAATGGCGAAGGAAATGATCCCGCTTCTGTCGTCTTACGGCATCACCAGGATTGTTACTTCCCCGTGGGAGCGATGCGTGGCGACGATGAGGCCCTATGCCAACGCCATGAAAATCAACATGGAAACCTTCGACGAGCTCACGGAATCGGCGCACGAGAAGAAACCTAGGCCCGTCTACCGGCTTATCGACAAGCTCTTACGTGTTAACGAGGCGCCTGTGGCACTCTGCGCTCACCGCCCAACGCTCCCCACCATCGTGGAAGCATTTCGCGACAGGGCCCCGCATTCCATCATCAAGCAGGTACCGCGGACCGACCCGTGGCTCCAGACCGGCGAAGCCCTCGTGGCCCACGTGTCGCAACGCCGAGACCGCAAGGCAACCATTGTCGCCCTCGAAAAGCTCCGCCCCAGAGTCTGA
- the mshD gene encoding mycothiol synthase yields MRVSTARPDQQAFKDFAALVEQHDGVEAFGEASHRDVTEDRPARYLGLYEDDVIVALAVMGKEGSELAVHPDYRRQGAGRQLVEHVSQTVKPMRLWSHGNLPAAAALAASLRLAVVRELRQLSMDIGDAQRPIGRDDVVLRPYTDADADALVRVNARAFASHPEQGAMTAEDIPASGGEISVAEAEGEIVGYVWIQRDPAELYVLGIDPDWQGKGLGGWLTAHCLADLREGGADSVMLYVEGDNTPALVTYERAGFTLSRSDVQYELA; encoded by the coding sequence ATGCGAGTATCGACCGCACGGCCCGATCAGCAAGCATTCAAAGATTTCGCCGCTCTCGTCGAGCAGCACGATGGTGTTGAGGCTTTCGGAGAAGCATCGCATCGCGATGTCACCGAGGACCGCCCAGCCCGCTACCTGGGGCTCTACGAGGACGATGTGATCGTTGCCCTTGCCGTCATGGGCAAGGAGGGTAGCGAGCTCGCCGTGCACCCCGATTATCGGCGCCAGGGAGCCGGACGCCAGCTAGTTGAGCATGTCTCCCAGACCGTGAAGCCCATGCGGCTCTGGTCCCACGGGAACCTGCCTGCGGCGGCTGCGCTCGCGGCTAGTCTGCGCCTCGCCGTTGTCCGCGAACTCCGTCAGCTTTCCATGGATATTGGCGATGCTCAGCGCCCAATCGGCCGCGATGATGTTGTCCTGCGGCCATACACCGACGCTGATGCTGATGCTCTTGTACGCGTTAACGCTCGGGCCTTTGCTTCGCACCCGGAGCAGGGTGCGATGACGGCGGAGGACATTCCCGCGTCCGGAGGGGAGATCTCCGTTGCCGAGGCCGAAGGCGAGATCGTTGGCTACGTGTGGATTCAGCGGGATCCTGCTGAGCTGTACGTGCTTGGTATTGATCCTGACTGGCAGGGCAAGGGATTGGGCGGTTGGCTGACCGCGCACTGCCTGGCTGATCTGCGCGAAGGCGGAGCCGACTCGGTCATGCTCTACGTAGAGGGCGATAACACTCCCGCGCTGGTGACATACGAGCGGGCCGGGTTCACCCTGTCTCGCAGTGATGTCCAATATGAACTTGCCTGA
- a CDS encoding RNA degradosome polyphosphate kinase codes for MDSELESKFGSDATDEQGEFVDFENEVDDEDLLPEGIDSDDELARRARIRAATRVGSPVPMESLAAQVEAEPDDGDSDLPEGRFAERELSWLAFNARVLEQAEDQTLPLLERAWFLSIFSSNLDEFFMVRVAGLKRRIATGLAVPSAAGLSPRQVLEGITEGAHELMARHAAVFSEDVQPKLAEVGIDINHWDQLEDLQREGLRKMFRSDIFPVLTPLAVDPAHPFPYISGLSLNLAVVVRNPNTGKEHFARVKVPPLLPRFIAIDNAGRTYRPEDASLIGEGTVFVPLEEIIGAHLDTLFPGMEVVEFDTFRVTRNEDVEVEEDDAENLLTALEKELMRRRFGPAVRLEVAEGISDHVLNLLMKELDVRESDVYRLPAPLDLTGLDVIHDLDRPELKYKKFVPVTARGLADVESSTPTNFFDVIREQDILLQHPYDSFSTSVQQFIAQAAADPKVLAVKQTLYRTSGDSPIIDSLIQAARAGKQVLAIVEIKARFDEAANIEWARKLERAGVHVVYGIVGLKTHCKLCLVVRQEEDGLRRYCHVGTGNYHPKTARGYEDLGLLTSNRDVGQDLTRLFNQLSGYAPRTKFHRLLVAPRSIRPGLIERIEREIEHKQAGKDAWIKIKVNSLVDEKIIDALYRASRAGVRVDIQVRGICSLRANIPGLSENIRVRSILGRFLEHSRVFAFCNDGDNDVFIGSADLMHRNLDRRVEALIKIIDPGQIARLVEMLEIATSDSTSSWHLEGDGWRRVKYDEDGEPLTDIQELFMRNARSRVKS; via the coding sequence ATGGATAGTGAGCTCGAATCGAAGTTCGGTAGTGACGCTACCGATGAGCAGGGTGAATTCGTCGACTTCGAAAATGAGGTCGATGACGAAGATCTGTTGCCAGAGGGGATCGACAGCGACGATGAGCTGGCCCGTCGCGCCCGGATCCGGGCCGCAACCCGCGTGGGTTCGCCGGTTCCAATGGAATCCCTTGCCGCCCAGGTAGAGGCCGAACCGGACGATGGGGACTCGGACCTGCCGGAGGGCAGGTTCGCGGAACGCGAGCTGAGCTGGCTGGCGTTCAACGCCCGTGTTCTCGAGCAGGCCGAGGACCAGACCCTGCCGCTCCTGGAGCGCGCCTGGTTCCTCTCGATCTTCTCATCGAACCTCGACGAATTCTTCATGGTTCGCGTTGCCGGACTGAAACGTCGTATCGCAACCGGTCTAGCAGTTCCGTCGGCAGCGGGGCTGTCGCCCCGCCAGGTTCTCGAGGGAATCACCGAGGGCGCCCACGAGCTCATGGCCCGTCACGCGGCTGTCTTCTCTGAGGACGTCCAGCCGAAGCTTGCCGAGGTGGGGATTGACATCAACCACTGGGATCAGTTGGAAGATCTTCAGCGCGAGGGCCTGCGAAAGATGTTCCGCTCGGATATTTTCCCGGTCCTGACGCCGCTGGCCGTTGACCCGGCTCACCCCTTCCCCTACATTTCCGGTCTCTCGCTCAACCTTGCCGTGGTTGTGCGCAATCCGAATACCGGCAAGGAGCACTTTGCTCGAGTGAAGGTCCCGCCGCTCCTTCCCCGTTTTATCGCGATCGATAATGCGGGGCGCACGTATCGTCCCGAGGATGCTTCGCTCATCGGAGAGGGGACGGTCTTCGTTCCCCTCGAAGAGATCATCGGTGCCCACCTGGATACGCTCTTCCCGGGCATGGAGGTCGTCGAATTCGATACCTTCCGCGTGACACGCAACGAGGATGTTGAGGTGGAGGAAGATGACGCGGAGAACCTCCTGACCGCTCTTGAGAAGGAGCTCATGAGGCGCCGCTTCGGCCCCGCCGTCCGCCTCGAGGTCGCCGAGGGAATCTCCGACCACGTTCTTAACCTGCTCATGAAGGAACTGGATGTTCGGGAATCGGATGTGTACCGGCTCCCGGCGCCCCTTGACCTGACCGGCCTTGACGTTATCCACGATCTCGATCGTCCGGAACTGAAGTACAAGAAGTTCGTGCCGGTGACCGCGCGTGGCCTTGCGGATGTTGAGTCATCCACTCCGACGAACTTCTTCGACGTCATCAGGGAGCAGGACATTCTGCTCCAGCACCCCTACGATTCCTTCTCGACGTCCGTCCAGCAGTTCATTGCCCAGGCCGCGGCCGACCCCAAGGTGCTGGCGGTCAAGCAAACCCTGTACCGCACGTCGGGCGATTCCCCGATCATCGACTCTCTTATCCAGGCTGCTCGCGCAGGCAAGCAGGTCCTAGCAATTGTGGAGATTAAGGCGCGCTTCGATGAGGCCGCCAATATTGAGTGGGCGAGGAAGCTGGAGCGAGCTGGCGTGCACGTCGTCTACGGCATCGTTGGCCTGAAGACGCACTGCAAACTCTGCCTCGTTGTCCGCCAGGAAGAAGACGGTTTGCGCCGCTACTGTCATGTGGGTACCGGTAACTACCATCCGAAGACAGCGCGCGGCTACGAGGACCTTGGCCTGCTTACCTCGAATAGGGATGTTGGTCAGGACCTCACGAGGCTGTTCAACCAGCTGTCTGGTTATGCACCCCGTACGAAGTTCCACCGCCTCCTCGTTGCTCCCAGGTCAATCAGGCCGGGCCTCATTGAGCGAATTGAACGGGAGATCGAACACAAGCAGGCCGGCAAGGATGCTTGGATCAAGATCAAGGTGAATTCGCTCGTCGATGAGAAAATCATTGACGCCCTCTACCGGGCCTCCCGGGCCGGTGTCCGCGTTGATATTCAGGTGCGCGGAATTTGCTCCTTGCGAGCAAACATCCCGGGCCTTTCTGAAAACATCCGAGTGCGTTCGATCCTCGGCCGCTTCCTTGAGCACTCCCGCGTCTTCGCTTTCTGCAATGACGGGGACAACGACGTGTTTATCGGTTCCGCCGATCTCATGCACCGGAACCTTGATCGCAGGGTTGAGGCGCTGATCAAGATCATCGACCCCGGTCAAATCGCACGCCTCGTCGAAATGCTTGAGATCGCTACATCTGACTCCACGTCCTCCTGGCACCTCGAGGGCGACGGATGGCGGAGAGTAAAGTACGACGAGGATGGTGAACCGCTCACCGATATCCAGGAGCTCTTCATGAGGAACGCACGCTCCCGGGTGAAGAGTTGA
- the pstS gene encoding phosphate ABC transporter substrate-binding protein PstS: protein MNITRSRKAASLALAGALAITLTACSDDSDTEETTGVEETTAAEDTTDAEETTEEDSEEPTEDEGDDTAGSVDVPTPIADLGVSGTLNGSGASSQQNAQQAWRDNFSADHGVTVNYNPTGSGTGREQFIGGEVSFAGTDSILDEEEVAAAAERCGSELLELPLYISPIAVAYNLPGVDSLNLSAANIAAIFSGEITNWNDDAIVADNPDVDLPDLEIVPINRADDSGTTENFTQYIVEAAGEEAWPYETGDVWPISGTQSAEKTNGVVDLTAQTEGAITYADASQIGDLGAANVEVNGEFLEYSPEAAAAIVDGSEPTEDANEYILTVDLVRDGSIADAYPVVMISYIIACTEYDDAQEAANVKGYLSYMASDEGQQAATAAGGGNAPISDDLQSRVMPAIDAIVTE, encoded by the coding sequence GTGAACATCACCCGTTCCCGCAAGGCAGCATCGCTCGCACTCGCTGGCGCCCTTGCTATCACCCTGACCGCCTGCTCCGACGACTCGGATACCGAGGAGACGACTGGAGTGGAGGAGACCACGGCTGCGGAGGATACCACCGACGCCGAGGAGACCACCGAGGAAGATTCCGAGGAGCCGACCGAGGACGAGGGCGACGACACCGCTGGTTCGGTTGACGTCCCCACCCCGATCGCTGACCTTGGCGTCTCTGGCACGCTGAATGGCTCTGGTGCTTCCTCGCAGCAGAACGCCCAGCAGGCTTGGCGCGATAACTTCTCCGCCGACCACGGCGTGACCGTTAACTACAACCCGACCGGTTCGGGCACGGGTCGCGAGCAGTTCATCGGTGGCGAGGTTTCCTTCGCCGGTACCGACTCGATCCTCGACGAGGAAGAGGTTGCAGCTGCTGCGGAGCGTTGTGGCTCGGAGCTTCTTGAGCTTCCGCTCTACATCTCGCCGATTGCTGTTGCTTACAACCTCCCGGGTGTTGACTCGCTCAACCTCTCGGCAGCTAACATCGCCGCAATCTTCAGCGGTGAGATCACCAACTGGAACGACGACGCAATTGTCGCCGACAACCCGGATGTTGACCTCCCCGACCTTGAGATCGTTCCGATCAACCGTGCAGACGACTCGGGTACCACCGAGAACTTCACGCAGTACATTGTTGAGGCTGCTGGCGAAGAGGCATGGCCCTACGAGACCGGCGATGTTTGGCCGATCTCGGGCACGCAGTCCGCGGAGAAGACCAACGGTGTTGTCGACCTCACCGCTCAGACCGAGGGTGCAATCACCTACGCTGACGCTTCGCAGATTGGCGACCTCGGTGCCGCCAACGTCGAGGTCAACGGCGAGTTCCTCGAGTACTCGCCCGAGGCTGCTGCCGCGATCGTCGACGGCTCCGAGCCGACCGAAGATGCAAACGAGTACATCCTCACGGTTGACCTCGTGCGCGATGGTTCGATCGCTGACGCCTACCCGGTTGTCATGATCTCCTACATCATTGCTTGCACCGAGTACGACGACGCTCAGGAAGCCGCTAACGTCAAGGGCTACCTCTCCTACATGGCATCGGACGAGGGTCAGCAGGCCGCGACCGCAGCCGGCGGCGGTAACGCCCCCATCTCCGACGATCTCCAGTCGCGCGTTATGCCCGCGATTGACGCCATCGTCACCGAGTAA